From a region of the Ostrinia nubilalis chromosome 18, ilOstNubi1.1, whole genome shotgun sequence genome:
- the LOC135080467 gene encoding viral IAP-associated factor homolog yields the protein MQNPNEDTEWNDVLRAKGILPPKEKEVSEEEIVNMIEQTILQKQVEKDKQLSELDLDGLDELEDSEDEAVLEEYRRKRIAELKKLAEKPRFGDVREVSGQDYVQEVNKAGEGIWVVIHLYKQGIQQCALLNQHMRQLAAKFPYTKFLKAVAQTCIPNYPERNLPSVFVYFEGDMKKQFIGVELRGTALTCDEFEFLLGQVGAVESTIKEDPKPKIKDKMFADLGSNDW from the exons ATGCAG aatccCAATGAGGATACTGAATGGAATGATGTCCTCCGGGCCAAAGGGATCCTGCCGCCCAAGGAGAAGGAGGTTTCTGAAGAAGAGATCGTGAATATGATCGAGCAGACAATTCTACAAAAGCAGGTTGAAA AGGATAAACAACTGTCAGAACTGGACTTAGACGGTCTCGATGAGCTTGAGGACTCTGAAGATGAAGCTGTTCTAGAAGAGTATAGAAGGAAACGGATAGCAGAGCTCAAAAAGTTGGCAGAGAAGCCTCGCTTCGGAGACGTGAGGGAGGTCTCGGGGCAGGACTACGTGCAGGAGGTCAATAAAGCTGGAGAGGGCATTTGGGTGGTCATACATTTGTATAAACAAGG TATCCAGCAGTGTGCACTCCTCAACCAACACATGAGGCAACTGGCAGCCAAGTTTCCGTACACCAAGTTCTTGAAGGCGGTGGCTCAGACCTGCATCCCCAACTACCCCGAGAGGAACCTGCCCAGTGTGTTTGTGTACTTCGAAGGAGATATGAAAAAGCAGTTTATTGGTGTGGAGCTGAGAGGAACTGCTCTCACATGTGATG AATTTGAGTTCCTACTAGGACAAGTAGGAGCAGTGGAAAGCACAATAAAAGAGGACCCCAAACCAAAGATCAAGGACAAAATGTTTGCAGACCTTGGCTCCAATGACTGGTGA